The segment GTCCTGTTCGGGGTGGCGCCCTCCACGCTGCTTAACCTCTTCAACCCGTCGCTCTCGGCGCTTCTGACCCGAGTGGGAGGGCTGTGACGCGATGGAGTGGCTGATGGCCCTGCCGGAGCTACTGCTGGCGGCGGGCGGGCTTGCGGTCATCGGGGCGGACCTCACCTGGAAGCGGCGGGAGGTGTCTGGGGCCGTCGCCGCGGCGTCCTTCCTGTTCGCCCTGGGGAGCCTGTGGCCCGCCGCAGGCGTGCCGGGCGAGGCGTGGCAGGGCATGCTGACCGTGGACGCCTACGCGCTGTTCTTCAAAGCCCTGTTCCTGCTGACCGGGCTTCTGGTGGTGTTCCTGGCTCACCCATACGTCGTCAAGCGCGAGATCCACGCCGGCGAGTTCTACTCGCTGCTCGTCTTCGCCGTGCTGGGCATGGTCATGATGGCGTCATCTCGTGACCTGCTGATGATCTACCTGGGGCTGGAGCTTCTGTCCATCAGCTCGTACGTGCTGGCCGGCATGCTCAAGGACGACGCCCGGTCGCTGGAGGCGTCGCTGAAGTACTTCCTCATCGGCGCGATGACGTCGGCGCTGCTGCTCTTCGGCATCTCGCTGGTCTACGGGGTCTCCGGGAGCACCCACGTGGAGGCGATCCGGCAGGCGGTGGCGGTCGGAAGCGAGTGGCGGCCGGTGGCGCTGGCCGGTATGTGGTTCCTGCTGGCCGCGTTCGCCTTCAAGGCGGCGGCCGTGCCGTTTCACATGTGGGCGCCCGACGTCTACCACGGTGCGCCGACCCCGGTGAGCGCACTGCTGATCGCGGGATCTGAGGCCGCGGCCTTTTCGGCCATGGTGCGGGTCTTCAGCGGCGCTTTTGCGCCGCTTGCTGATCAGTGGCAGCTCATCTTCGCCGTGCTGGCGGTGGCTACCATGACGTACGGGAATGCGGCCGCGCTGGTGCAGACGAGCGTCAAGCGCATGATGGCGTACTCGGCCATCGCCCAGGCAGGTTACGTGCTGGTGGGGCTCGCGGTCGGGACGCCCGACGCGATTGGCGCCATGTTGTATTACCTCTTCGCGTACCTGTTCATGGTCGCCGGGACCTTCGCCGTCATCGCATGGCTTTCGCTGACCCGCCCCCAAGAGATGCTCGACGACTTCGAGGGGCTGGGGCGAAGCGTGCCGTGGGTGGCGGCGGCCA is part of the Bacillota bacterium genome and harbors:
- a CDS encoding NADH-quinone oxidoreductase subunit N, coding for MEWLMALPELLLAAGGLAVIGADLTWKRREVSGAVAAASFLFALGSLWPAAGVPGEAWQGMLTVDAYALFFKALFLLTGLLVVFLAHPYVVKREIHAGEFYSLLVFAVLGMVMMASSRDLLMIYLGLELLSISSYVLAGMLKDDARSLEASLKYFLIGAMTSALLLFGISLVYGVSGSTHVEAIRQAVAVGSEWRPVALAGMWFLLAAFAFKAAAVPFHMWAPDVYHGAPTPVSALLIAGSEAAAFSAMVRVFSGAFAPLADQWQLIFAVLAVATMTYGNAAALVQTSVKRMMAYSAIAQAGYVLVGLAVGTPDAIGAMLYYLFAYLFMVAGTFAVIAWLSLTRPQEMLDDFEGLGRSVPWVAAATVIFMISFIGIPPTAGFFGKFYLIRAAVGADMVWLAMVMVVNSAISAGYYYGIVRRMYLTSAQPASAPAPLPAGTALAVGVSVAATLLLMLLPQPVLEWLQSAQNLVAMLP